In the genome of Pseudodesulfovibrio sp. JC047, the window AGAAGAGATGAATGATTTCCTCGGCGGGAATGCGTTCATGCCGTTGACCTGTGGAATAATGGTAGTCGCCGGGGTGATTGGTCAGGACGTAATAGGCAACCGGACGCCCCCAAGCGTCGATTTCAACACCCATACGAATCTCATTGCCATTTCTGGCCGAGCCGTTGAGTTCGTCGTCAACCATATCGGCCTCAAGCGGTTGGAGCGCAAAGCCATACTTGTTCGGGAAATTCTCGATTACCCGGATAAATATTTCGCCGTCTCGGGCCACGGAGGTAATCGCAAGGTTCTGCAACTGGAGCCACGAAACCAGCCCGTTTGCCGAGGCGTTGCACTTGCGGCACCAATCCTTGTATGCGGCCTCGATCTGCTCATTTGCCAGCCGGTCGAGTTGCCCGTCTGCCTCTTTGGCCTTGTTCTGAAAGCCGACCCCATGCGGGCCGATCACATTAGTCATGAGGAGCCGCAAAAACTTCTTTGCATAAGGGTCATTCGCGCACATGCTGCGGGAAAGCCCACGGGCCTTTTTCAACTTGCCTTTGATGGTCATATCCGCGCTTTCGACAGGCGCGAGGAAATCGGCATTCAGGCGATTCGTTTTCAGGACATCATAGGTCCGCTTGCCGGGCTTACGTCTGGCCTGCCGGGCAATGCTGCGGGAATGCACGGGGCGACGCACCGGCCCGGATCGCCGAGCGGCCACGGGCTTACTGCGCACTTCCTTTTTTCCTTTGAACAGGTTGAACATCAGCAAAACCTCACATGGATTTTAGTGCCGGGCTTCTTGCCTGCCTGCACCTTCTCGGCACGCCTTTGGGCGCGGACTTCAGCCTTATATTTGTCCCGAAGGGCAAGGAGTTCGGGCAGCGGCGTCCGGGAAAGGCTCCGCCCCTTGATGGTGTAGGACTCCTGGTCCCTGGTGGCCCGCTTCTCAATGACGGCCTCGATAGCGTCGAGCACCTTTTCGGCATGGCTTCTGCCGTCCAGGGTGGCGACACCGGCAAAGTCGGGCAGGATATCTACAGTGCCGGAACCGACGGTGAACCGGTCCGCGCCCTTCTCGACATGTGCCTGAAAGCGGTAACGGCCCGGCGTCCAATTGCTCGTTGTCGAACCGGGAACGTCCACGACATAGCCGTCGCCATCCGCAGACGCCGAGAACTCGACCTTTGCAGAGCCGTTGACCAGCACGAAATTCAGTATCCACCCGTCCGAAGCCGGATATGCGGAAACCGTTTCCGTCCAGTTGAGCGAATCGCCCGCAGTTATTTCTTTCGCTATGTTCATCATCACCACCCGTTTACAAATCCGTTACCCTTGGCCGCTCCCATGCTCCGTCGGCGCACCCTTTTCTTGATGGCCGTATCTTCTTGCTCTTGCGGTTTTTCTTCCCGTTTTTGTTGCACTTTCTTTAAAATTTTCTTCATGTTCGGGTTAAGGAGCGCATATGCCGCCAGGTTGTAGACCCGACAGTCCAAAGCCTCGACCCGCACGCTTGAACTCTTTTTCACCCAACGCCGTTGCGGCACTCCCTTGACGTATTTGGTGACCCGTTTTTCTCCCGTGATCTGCTTGAAATATTCCTCGTCGTATTCCTCCGGGAAATGACAGTATCCGGGGCCGGGTTCATCCACCTTCAGCCGGGCGTGTATGGTGTCCTTAGCCGTATCAACACCCAACATCACCGGTTTCCCGCGCAAGCTCCGCTTTTTGTCCATCGGGTTGGCAATGGGGTTGCCGTATGTACTGGCTCCCTTGATTGCCCACACGTTGCGGCGGAAGCGGCGTTTGCAGAAATTGTATGTCTCGTCGGTGAAATGACCGCCCGAGTCGACACACGCGCCCTTGATCCGCATGGCCCGGCCTGATTCATGCCGATAAACGCGGAGCAACATGTCGTTAAGCTCGTCCCAAACGACTTGCCGGGAAGGATCGCCGTAGAGGATTTCGTAGCCCATCGACCAGCTTTCACCCTCAAGCCCCCAGGCAAGCACCTCCATTTCGAGGCGGTCGTCCTGGACGTCAACGCCAGCGGTCAGCAATCCGGCCTCGAAAGGCACTTCCGGGCCGTAATCCTCACGCCGGTCAAACAACTCGTCGTGCTTCGCGCTTTCGCCCTGCTCTTCCCAGGTTTCACCGAGGACCGTGTTCACGAAGACTTGCAGCGTCTCGGGGTTGTCCTTCACCTCCAGGAACTCGGCAGCCAGCCGCCCCCAAGAGGCATTTGGAAAGACCGAGTAAGCCGCCCAAATGTGAAAACCGGCATGGCCCTTGAACGGACGAGTCGCCCGCCATTCCCCGGCCTCAAGCATGTCGAGCTTGTCTTTCTCCTCGATCACCGCCCCGCAGTGCTGGCATATGAAATGCGCAGTCTCGGGATGGTGCTCGACGACCTCGCCGTTCTCGTCGAACGTCTTATCCCAAGCGAAATTTGCCCACATGAGCCGCTGACGGTGATTGCAGTGCGGGCACGGCACGAAGTAGTACCGCTTGTCCGATTTTTCGAACTCCCGTTCGATCCGGCTGAATCCCTTGATTGTCGGCGTGGAGCCGACAACGATTTTGCGGTTGCTGTAGGTTTCGGTGCGCTTGATGCCGAGTTTGATTTGATCGCCTTCGGAACCGGCACCGCCTACGGGATAGCCGTCGATTTCATCGAAAAGGGCAATCCGCTTGGTCAGTCTTCGGAAACCTGTAGGGCTATTCGCGCCTACCAATGTCAAAGAGCCGCCGGGGTATTTCTTTTGCAGAATCGTGTTGTCCGAATCCTTTGCCCTTGGGTCGGCCACCAGCCCCCGGAGAACTGGCGTGTCCCGCAACATGGGCGCAATTTCTGTCTTGGAGTAGTCTCTAGCGTCGTCGAGAGTCGGCTGAACACACAGGATCGGCGATGGATCGTGGTGGATGTAATAGCCGATGGCGTGGTCGATAATCTTGGTGTAGCCAACGCGGGCCGACTTCATGTAAGTCGCCTGCTCGACGTCTTCGTCCGTAATCGCGTCGAGCATTCCCCGCTGATATGGAATCGTGTGCCACTTTCCAGGCTCCGCCGAGTTCTCCGCCGACAAATAGGCGTATTCATCTGTCCACTCATTCAGCGAGAGTTCGGGCGGAAGTGCGACCATCGAGAGTGCGCTACTTATCACCTCCTCTAGGTTTTCCACATAAGGTAGCTGCGTCATGCGTACTCAACTCTTCCAGAGCCTCCCGGATGTAATCCGAAATAACTTTCTTGCATTCCTTGGGGTCGGTCATGTTTGCAACCTTGTGCGCGAGCTTGTCGGGAAGGACTGACATGCGGGATCGAAAAATCGACAGGATATTCGCCCAGGCCAACATCACCCCTTCAGCTTCGACAAGTTCACCGCGCTTTTCCGCAAGTTCCACTTCTTTGATCTTCCGATTGACCCTCGCCAGCTTCCCCCTTTCAGATGTCAGGGTATCGGTGTCAGTTCCGCCCCCTTGGTTCGCACCTGGTTCGCGCTTGGTTTGCGTCCCTTTGCCAAACTTCAATTCTCGGGCGTGTTCTAGATCAACTTGCTTTTTTGCGTTCTTTCGTAACCCCTTATTTTTAACTAACTTTCTTATATAAGTGTCTGAGCATCCGAGTTCTCGCGCACATTCTCTTTGGCTTACCCATTTTCCCATTGTTCAAACCTTCGTTGTGCAAACTGCGAACCTCTTTAAAAATTTTCATGCCTAGCCACAGCCCGAGGTGGCGCGTTACCCTCGGCTTCCGCCCTCTGGAAGTACCTTTTTTTATTGTAGTTTTACTCTTTCTATCCCTTTGAGGTTCTTACCGCGTGGGCGAAAGCGCGAGAGAAATGCTTGGGAAACCGCTTGTTGGTGACCGTCGTGGCGTCCTCGTAGAAGCTGAACCGCTTGCCCACCCTGGCCCGAGGTTCGAGCACATAAGCAAGCCGAAGCTTGCGGCCCTTGCGCCCGTATCGCTGATAAACGGCCTTACCCTTGCCGTTGAGGTCGGCCACAAAAGCATTGCGCAGGTTGCGGGGGCGTTTTGCCACGCCGACACGACCCGACGCCGTGCGCTTGATATTGCTGGTGGGAATGGCGAGGTTGCTGCCGTGGGGCCGTTTCGTGCCGCCACGGGCTTGACGCTCCAGCCATCGACGTTGCAGGCGGTCATACACCCGCCCCACCAGCCGCCGCTTGTTGGCCTTGTCCACACGGAAGGCAGCACGCGCAAAGTTCTTGTTCCTGACCTCGAACGAATCCGGGTAAGTATGCTTGACGGTGTGGTCGCGGATGTCGAAACAGGTGGAGTTGATAGCGTTGGCAGTCGCATAAGGCAGTTGCCGCTTGGCAAGCCCACGGATGAACGTCCCGAGCACACTGCCGATCTGACTATCAACCTTGATCTGCATCACTTCCGCCTTTTGAATGCGTCTTTGAATTCCGTCATGATTCGGTAAATCCCGTCAACGCGCTCGACGACAACGCCGAGCTGATAACGATCCTCCCGAGACAGGGCGAGTTCCTGCTTCATCTCGCAAATAGCCGCCTCACTGGCAGACATACGGGCGTCGTATGCCGCCTCCAGCCGCCCCACATAAAGACCAACAAGCATGGCTGCGACAAGGATAGATCCAACGGTGGCAACGTTGATTCGCGTGTCGATCTGAACCGCCATGCTATTCACTGTCCTCTGCCAGATCCGGCAGGTTGCGCAGTTCCTTGGTGCGAGCCTCATACTCTTCCAAGCTCGGTACTTCGTAACCGTCAGCTGTCAGCCGCTTGGTGATGTCTGCGAACGAGTAACCGATCTTGATGGCCGCAGAAATGAAAGCGATGATCTCCATGGAATTCCTCGGCATAGCTTAGACCTCCAAACCCGTGAGTTGCGAAATCTTGGCCCAGGCGTCAGCGACAAGCCGCCGCACACGGGCGACAAGGCCGTCGAAGTCGTCGGGCTTGACCTTATATGCCTTCCACGAAGCGGCAGCCTCACGCGTCAAAATGAGCACGTCGCGGCCTTCGTCAAGGATGGGTGCGACATTCTCGACCATCCATTCCACCTTGTCGGGCGGAAGTTCAGCCCGGAGGTCCAGGTACTCGGCCCGGACGCTCATATATGCGTTGGTGATCTCGTCGGTGACTGCAATGGCCTGATCTTCGGGCGGCAGGTTCTTCAGGGCGCACCCGGAACAGATCACACCCACAAGGGCCAGCATGACCAGAACGCCCGCAAGCGGAGCCTTGATAAAGCCGCCCTTGTCCATCTTGAGCCGGTCGCCGGTATATGAGGTCTTGCCGGTGCTCATGGCCAGCACATCAACAACGCGCTGAAGAACGGCAACGAACCGGTTGTCCGTCTCGTTCGGGGTGACCTTGGCGATGACGCTGCACACGGTGACCGCCGTGGTCAGCACAACGAACCAGTTGTCCGCGATCCATGCGATAAGCTTTTCCATGTTGGTTCTCCTTTAGGCATACAGAAAACGACCCAAGACGTACCCACATCCCGAAGAAAGAAGGCGGGCCACCGGTTTCGGCAGTCCCGCCTCCTGGAGACGGCAATAGACGTGAAGCTCGTTAAACGTATGCTGTGCCCATTCTTTAAATCGTGTCATGATGTTCAGAATCATATCAACGGAACACGGGCGCGAACCACACCCGTACCGTCCCCGTCTGATACCCGTCTGATACCCGTCCGGTTTTTGTAGAGAGAAAACAACCTGCTTTTTCTCACCAGAAAGGCACAAAAAAGGCCCGCCAGATTGGCGGGCCTTGAACTGAAAATGCAGCTTCTTTTATTCGTATTTCGCTTTCGGATCGCGCTCGACCTTGATGGTCCCGCTCGTCTCCGGGCTTTCAAAATACAGCGACACCGGATATTCGTTCTTGTACTTTTTCTTAAACATGAGAAACCCCTCTGCCGAAGTGCCGGGCAACACCCGTGTCGCGTCCAGGGCGTCAACATCCAGCCAGGGCAATTTGTTCTTCAGGCCGAACATTTCCGCCGTGAACGGATAGGATTTCTTCGCCGACGATGCCAGCGTGAAATATCCGGGGTTGATGTTGATGGGCTTGGCCGTGTTGTTCGTCACGGTCACATACACAATCTGATACTCGACTATGTAATCAAATTTGCTGTCCTGAGTTTTCTTTACAGCGACAACGTAATTCAAATCGCCACGAACCAACGTCGGTTCAAAATCAGCGGCAGACATGGACACATTCCCGGCCATGACCGGCGCGGCAAACAACAGGACGAGAGCAAACGAGAGCAAGAGCACGATTTTCCGCATAGCGGTCCTCCTTTTGGAATGGCTATACAGGAAAAACGAAATCCATGGCAAGTGGATCACTCCGGCGGCGTGGCCGGTGTCCAGTTCCCGTTTATCAGGCCGTGTACCTCGCTCTTGGGTATCAGCCGCTTGTGTACCGGCCTGGTACTCGATATCCGCTCATCGCGCACCATCCTTTCAACCGTGGATAGATGCACACAGAGTATTTCGGCCACTTCTCGCAGCGTGTAAAATTCGGGATAATCCTTTTCCCTTGCCTTTGGGGTCTTTTCAGTCTGTTTTTTCACCCTTCCTTTCCCTTCCGTCTCCGGGAAATCATGAATTCATAAAAGCGTCGTGGACGTCCTCGTCCGCAAACTCAATATAAGCCATCAAGGATTTTTGGTCCTTGTGCCCCGTGCATCGTTGCAGGACATGGAAAGGCACCTCTTTCCCCGGCACCCAATTCGCCGTGAGGTAGTCAAGCTTGTCCTTGGCAAAGGTCTTGCGCATAAGACCATGCGTGCCGACCTTGCCCTCGACCCCTCTACGCTTGACCGGCTCCACGCAGTCGCGCCACGCCTGCACCCGATCGATGGGCTTGTTACCCTTGGCACGGCTCTGAAAAAAGAAATCATCCGGTCGCCAATACCCGCGCCCCTTCAAGTCCTCGTAGTGCGCCAATACATGCTTTACCACGTCTGGATGCAACGGCACGGTGCGCCCGGAGGCCTTGCCCGCCTTGCCGCCCTTCATGCTTTGCCGTTCAACCGTCACGGCCTGCCGGACCTGGCCGTCATGGATCAAGTCACGCACACGCAGGCTCAAAAGCTCGGACACCCGAAACCCGGTCTTGCGCCCCAGGATCATCAACGCCTTGGTGCGCAATCGGTTCGGCCCGCGCACGGAATGGAATACAAGCGTCCATTCCTTCTTGTCGAGCGGTCTGCACCCCTTCATATCTTCACCCCGTCATTTCCCGTTATTCCCCGTCACTAACCCCGCCAAAGGTTACTTACTAGGGAACGTTGTATGTTTCAGGTTCCAGGTAAAAAAAGAGAGGGAAGCCGCCTTTGCAGCCCCCTCCCGTTCCTCTAGTTCACCTTGATAAACTTGATAGGCTTGTCCGCCTTGGCAGCTATGCCTATCTCGGCCAGCACACCGACAGACTCTTCCCAACCAGGTTGCATGAACACCCACAGTTCGTCGGCCCAATCCTTGATATACGAGGTCACGACTTCGCCCCAATACTCCCAATCGTGAGGCAAATGCGGGGCAACGTCGCCGATGGCGTGCCCGTGGGTGATGGGAGAAAATACGGCAAACCCGTCCTCTATCAACTGCGCAGCCTTGACGGTCACACCCTCGGCACGCTCCATGCGCACAACCTCGTTGTCGTGGGTGTACGGCGTTGCCAGATATATTTTTTTCATGGGCGCACGCCCAAGTTCTTCAAAATTCATGCACGTCCTCTATGTATCGATCCAGTTGTGGTTTCGTTGCCCGGTAGGTACCCGCAACCTTCCTGATTTTAAGGTCGCCGGAATTAATCAAGCCGTTGACGGTTTTCTCGTCCATCCGCATGTAAGCCGCTATCTCGGCAGCCGTCCGCAGGTGTGGCGTCTCCCGTTCGAGTTCTTCCAGCCTATGCCGTTTCGCCTCGCTCATTTGCCCACCACCATCAAGCCCAAGTTGGCAACATCGTGGTTGCGCGTGTCAAAGTGAAACCAGGTCATGCCCTCGAAATCCTCAATGCAGGTGATGTGGGCAAAACAGGGCTGACCGAACTGCCTGCCCTGCCGGTCCAGGGTCATAAGTTCCTTGCGCACGTCATGGGCGGCCACATCCCGGAACTTGGCGTCAAACCCGCGCCCGTATTTGTGCTGGCTGTCCTTCGCGCCGACATGGGTGTCAAATGGACGAAGCCCGGAAAACTTGAACTCACCGCCCCAGGCCCAATCATTGACCGTGACCGGTCCGAACCGCTCGCGCAGTTCGTCAAGCGTCCTCAACGCACGCACATCAAGCAGTTGCCAAAGACGATGCCGCTTGTCCCGAAGCCGTTCAAAAGTCATGGGGTCAACAAGTTCCTCAATTTTGAAATATTTGCACTCGTACACTGGCCGCGCTCCTCTTTCCGCGTCGATCATGTCCCACACGTCGCCACCCATGGCGAACATGCGTTCCCGGCGTCCCTGCCCATCAAGATGCAAATTCATCGCCGAAAACTCTTCCACAAAAACTGCACCAACTGCCCATTTTCCCGCAGCCGATCCACCACACGCTGTCCGACCATCTGCGCCAAAGCCGACAAATCGAGATTGGAAATCACAATGGTCGGTCGCATCTGCCCATACCTCCCGTCGATGATGTCGAACAAAAGCATCCGCTCAACGTCCGTGCCGAACTGCACGCCAATCTCGTCGAGTATGAGCAGGTCGGGAGTAATAAAACGGCGTTGCGTCTCCTGCTCCGTGTACTTGCTGTCGCGTCTCCACGAATCCTTGATCGCGCCCACCGCATGTCGAGCTGTCGTATAAAGCACGCTCTGCCCCTCGGCCCGGACACGATTGGCAATCCCGCAAGCCAGATGCGTCTTGCCCGTTCCCACGCCGCCCAGAAACACCAACCCCGCGCCTTCGGCCTTGGCAGTGTCGAAACTTGCCGCATACCCTTTGGCCGTCTCCAGGGCGGCGACCTGCTCCCGCCCTTCGGCAACGTATTCGTCCAGCGTCTTGGAGATAAACCGAGGGGGAATACCGGTCTGCTCCGTGTCCATCCGAGCACGCAGGGCCGCGCACTTGGTACACTCGACCCGGTTACCCGGCTGCAACCTGACCATGACGTCGCCGTGAATCGGACATCTGCCCCGAGCCAGCCGAATCACCTTGTCTTGCCCACTTGTTGTCGGGATCTTGCTGCCAGTCCGTTGCGTTGCCGCCGTCATAAATCATCCCTCCGTCGCTCGGCGCACCCTGCGCCATTGCTTGGTTCAGATACCGGTCAAAATTCCCTTCCCGAAAAGGCGTGGTGTGGTCCAGATACTTCCGGTCAAACCCGCGTTCCCTCGCCTTGAAATCAATCACCCGTTTGCATTCGTCCACCGTGGCCCCGGCCCGAAGCCTGGCCGGAATCAATCCGGTCACCTTGAACCGCTTGCCCGTGACCGTATTCAGGTGCACAAGCACTTCTTCGGCCTGTTCGGCAACCTCGTCCGCTTTTTTCTTCTTGGCCGGGGGCGCATCGTCGCCCCCCTCTGTGTTTTGGGAATGGGAATGGGAATGGATATGGGAATGGGAATGGATATGGGAATGGTTGTGGGTATTAGTGTTGGTATTGTCCGGTGTACCGTCGGTAACTTCCGGTATACCGCTGGTAAACCGCCGGTATTCTTCTGGTGTAATCGCGGTATATCCTTTTTCAACCAATTCCTTATGAATTTCAGGATGGTGTCGTTTCATCACCCTGAACCGCTGTTGATTTTTTCTTTCCTCGACAGTGGCAGCCCAAGGATTGTGTTCGAACCAATCGTGCAGAACTAAAACACCGTCTTCATCATCGATCCAGCCAATATCAAGCAAAACGGTAAGAAATTCCTCGGCGTCTCCGCTCCATCCTGCGTCGATGGCAATGTCTTCGGCATCCATGTCGGCAAGCACGCCATCAGGGTAGTTTTCAGCGGCAGTAATCCACAAGTCGATCAAAGCAACAAAAGCCTCGCACCCGAGACGGCGAATCAATTTTTTCCGCTTACGGTGATCCTTCAAACTGAATTTGATACGAATGTCGTCGCTCATGCCGCCTCCTTGCAAATCACCGCATTGTTGATATAGCTTGTCTGCAAAAGGAGACGGCACAGATGATTGATTTTGACCCACATGGCATTGAGGTTGCACGATTTTCGGCCAAACGCCGCGCTGACAGAACTATCGACGAATTGATCGGCATGAGCCGGTTGATTGTCGACGACGGCAAAATTGACGCCCAAGAATTTGGCTTTTTGAAAAAATGGCTGCAAGCCAACGCCGAGGAATGCGACGTGTGGCCTATCAATGTCCTGAACCGTCGTATCCAACATTTTTTGGAAGACGGAGTTTTGGACGAAAAAGAACAGGAGGAACTGTTCACCCTGCTTTCCGAACTTGTCGGGGGTAGGCCGTGTCATGAGAAAGTAGCGAGCTTTGCCACTATGTTGCCTCTCGACGCCCCCCTGCCCGCTGTCGACTTGGGAGGCAAATTTTGCTTTACTGGCAGGTTTGCCTTTGGCTCCCGAAACGACTGTTTCGAAGAGTGCATAGGATGGGGTGGCGAGGTTAGCAAAACATTGACCATGAAGGTCGATTACCTCGTTGTAGGACTCATGGGTTCCCAGGCATGGGCACATTCTTCCTGGGGCCGAAAGATCGAAACCGCTGTGCGGTATCGGGATGAAAAAGGGAAGCCAATAGCCATCATCGGCGAGGACCATTGGGCGTCGTTCATCGTGTAACATTGTCCGTCTCCCGATTCCCCCTGCCGCAAAAACAATCGGCAGAGCAGAACCTAAGTAGTTCCCACCGTTCGTCGCTGTACGGTACGCCCGTATAACGGTTGAATCGGTGGATGGTGTTGCGACACTTGCGTCCCGCACACACCTTGAAATCTATGCCTTCGCGTCCAGGCTGTAGCTGGCTATGGTCTTGCCGCGTGTCGTCTTGATCTTGGTGCATCTGATGACATTCCCGGCCCTGCGCAGATCGTGGATGCGCGAGGCGAGCCTCATGCATCCATATTCGTTCAAGGCTTCAAATTGCGTGATGGGTTTACCGCTCTGCATGTGCGCGAGTATCGCATCGGCCTGCGGCATGGCGGAATAAAGATTACCCTGCTTCATTTCGCTTCACCTCCTGCGCATAGGCGGCCACATCTTCGTCAACCTCCTGTTTCACAACACCGGCCAAAGCCTTGACCGTAATCAGACTCCGCTTGCGCCGAATTGCTTCGTGCAAGTCGGCCAGTGGGGCCAAATCATCGAGCAGCTCTTCCGGGACATTGGCTTTGTCCGGCACAGCTGCGTCACGCATTACCACGTCGCAACCAATGGAGTCGGCCAAAACCCGAAGTAGTTCCAAATTGTGCTTGCCTCGCCCCTGCTGGTCCATTCGCTCCATCAAGTTGACAAGCAAGTCAGCCGGATTTTGATACGTCTCATCCTTATGCGCAGTGTCTTGGGCATAGCGATAAATTTGCGCTTCTTTACGGCGGCACACGGAAATCATGGTGGGCATCCCCAAGGCATCAAGACAGGACTGAAAAAATTCACTCGTCTTGCTCACGATCATGTAAGTAGAAAACTTATTCGCCATTATCATCGTCTCCTAATATCTTTTATGAGATTCTGTTAACAACAAAGAAACCGCTTTATCCCTGCGCCATGTAGGAAGAAGTCCTTTGCGTCTAGCCTTACGATAGGTAGCCGGATCAGCGTACCCCAACGCTCGGGATGCGGCGGAATGAGACCCAAAAATGTCAAGCAGCTTTTTAAAAATGTCTTTGTCAGAGTTTTTTTTCATATGCGTTAAGTTAGGTCAAAATGATCTAACTTGCAAGATCAATTTTTAACCTAGAGGATAACAAAAAAATGACGCACATTATAGACATGAATGAACACACACAATATGGCTACGAGGTTGAACGGGCAATAGTTACTGAGATAGTAGACAGGTACATGCAACAAGGCATGAAACATGTTGAATTTGCTCGTCTATTATATGGCAACGATAGCACAGCCCCAACAAAATGGCGCAGAATACGCAACACATCGCCCACAGGAAAGCCACAAGGGTTCCCTGTCCATGAAGCAGTTGC includes:
- a CDS encoding DUF1937 family protein — its product is MNFEELGRAPMKKIYLATPYTHDNEVVRMERAEGVTVKAAQLIEDGFAVFSPITHGHAIGDVAPHLPHDWEYWGEVVTSYIKDWADELWVFMQPGWEESVGVLAEIGIAAKADKPIKFIKVN
- a CDS encoding phage terminase large subunit family protein, producing MISSALSMVALPPELSLNEWTDEYAYLSAENSAEPGKWHTIPYQRGMLDAITDEDVEQATYMKSARVGYTKIIDHAIGYYIHHDPSPILCVQPTLDDARDYSKTEIAPMLRDTPVLRGLVADPRAKDSDNTILQKKYPGGSLTLVGANSPTGFRRLTKRIALFDEIDGYPVGGAGSEGDQIKLGIKRTETYSNRKIVVGSTPTIKGFSRIEREFEKSDKRYYFVPCPHCNHRQRLMWANFAWDKTFDENGEVVEHHPETAHFICQHCGAVIEEKDKLDMLEAGEWRATRPFKGHAGFHIWAAYSVFPNASWGRLAAEFLEVKDNPETLQVFVNTVLGETWEEQGESAKHDELFDRREDYGPEVPFEAGLLTAGVDVQDDRLEMEVLAWGLEGESWSMGYEILYGDPSRQVVWDELNDMLLRVYRHESGRAMRIKGACVDSGGHFTDETYNFCKRRFRRNVWAIKGASTYGNPIANPMDKKRSLRGKPVMLGVDTAKDTIHARLKVDEPGPGYCHFPEEYDEEYFKQITGEKRVTKYVKGVPQRRWVKKSSSVRVEALDCRVYNLAAYALLNPNMKKILKKVQQKREEKPQEQEDTAIKKRVRRRSMGAAKGNGFVNGW
- a CDS encoding tyrosine-type recombinase/integrase, giving the protein MKGCRPLDKKEWTLVFHSVRGPNRLRTKALMILGRKTGFRVSELLSLRVRDLIHDGQVRQAVTVERQSMKGGKAGKASGRTVPLHPDVVKHVLAHYEDLKGRGYWRPDDFFFQSRAKGNKPIDRVQAWRDCVEPVKRRGVEGKVGTHGLMRKTFAKDKLDYLTANWVPGKEVPFHVLQRCTGHKDQKSLMAYIEFADEDVHDAFMNS
- a CDS encoding helix-turn-helix domain-containing protein, with protein sequence MSEAKRHRLEELERETPHLRTAAEIAAYMRMDEKTVNGLINSGDLKIRKVAGTYRATKPQLDRYIEDVHEF
- a CDS encoding DUF4352 domain-containing protein, whose protein sequence is MRKIVLLLSFALVLLFAAPVMAGNVSMSAADFEPTLVRGDLNYVVAVKKTQDSKFDYIVEYQIVYVTVTNNTAKPININPGYFTLASSAKKSYPFTAEMFGLKNKLPWLDVDALDATRVLPGTSAEGFLMFKKKYKNEYPVSLYFESPETSGTIKVERDPKAKYE
- a CDS encoding helix-turn-helix domain-containing protein, producing the protein MKQGNLYSAMPQADAILAHMQSGKPITQFEALNEYGCMRLASRIHDLRRAGNVIRCTKIKTTRGKTIASYSLDAKA
- a CDS encoding ATP-binding protein — encoded protein: MVRLQPGNRVECTKCAALRARMDTEQTGIPPRFISKTLDEYVAEGREQVAALETAKGYAASFDTAKAEGAGLVFLGGVGTGKTHLACGIANRVRAEGQSVLYTTARHAVGAIKDSWRRDSKYTEQETQRRFITPDLLILDEIGVQFGTDVERMLLFDIIDGRYGQMRPTIVISNLDLSALAQMVGQRVVDRLRENGQLVQFLWKSFRR
- a CDS encoding BRCT domain-containing protein encodes the protein MIDFDPHGIEVARFSAKRRADRTIDELIGMSRLIVDDGKIDAQEFGFLKKWLQANAEECDVWPINVLNRRIQHFLEDGVLDEKEQEELFTLLSELVGGRPCHEKVASFATMLPLDAPLPAVDLGGKFCFTGRFAFGSRNDCFEECIGWGGEVSKTLTMKVDYLVVGLMGSQAWAHSSWGRKIETAVRYRDEKGKPIAIIGEDHWASFIV
- a CDS encoding conserved phage C-terminal domain-containing protein; translation: MSDDIRIKFSLKDHRKRKKLIRRLGCEAFVALIDLWITAAENYPDGVLADMDAEDIAIDAGWSGDAEEFLTVLLDIGWIDDEDGVLVLHDWFEHNPWAATVEERKNQQRFRVMKRHHPEIHKELVEKGYTAITPEEYRRFTSGIPEVTDGTPDNTNTNTHNHSHIHSHSHIHSHSHSQNTEGGDDAPPAKKKKADEVAEQAEEVLVHLNTVTGKRFKVTGLIPARLRAGATVDECKRVIDFKARERGFDRKYLDHTTPFREGNFDRYLNQAMAQGAPSDGGMIYDGGNATDWQQDPDNKWARQGDSAGSGQMSDSRRRHGQVAAG